In Mycobacterium stomatepiae, the following are encoded in one genomic region:
- a CDS encoding 2OG-Fe(II) oxygenase — MPSNWRKRVDAADWVAVTADMNDVGGALLPELITPAECASVIELYADDGLFRAVVDMGRHRYGQGEYRYFKQPYPRPIEDLKQALYPRLLPIARDWWTKLGREAPWPDTLDEWLDMCHRAGQIKPTALMLKYGPGDWNALHRDLYGELVFPLQVVINLNEPGVSHTGGEFLLVEQRARAQSRGTATTLPQGHGYVFTTRERPVRSTRGWSTASVRHGVSGVRSGQRYTLGLIFHDAA; from the coding sequence ATGCCATCGAACTGGCGTAAGCGCGTTGATGCCGCGGACTGGGTAGCGGTCACCGCCGACATGAACGATGTCGGCGGTGCACTGCTCCCGGAGCTGATCACGCCGGCCGAATGCGCTTCGGTCATCGAGCTTTACGCGGACGACGGTCTGTTTCGTGCCGTCGTCGATATGGGCCGGCACCGCTACGGGCAAGGCGAGTACCGGTACTTCAAACAGCCTTACCCACGACCTATCGAAGACTTGAAACAGGCGTTGTACCCACGGTTATTGCCGATCGCCCGCGACTGGTGGACGAAGCTCGGCCGGGAAGCTCCCTGGCCCGACACGCTCGATGAATGGCTGGACATGTGCCATCGTGCCGGCCAAATCAAGCCGACGGCTCTGATGCTCAAGTACGGCCCGGGTGATTGGAATGCGCTGCATCGAGACCTCTACGGAGAGCTTGTCTTTCCGCTTCAGGTCGTCATCAATCTCAACGAGCCTGGGGTTTCCCACACCGGGGGCGAATTCCTGCTCGTCGAGCAGCGAGCCCGGGCCCAGTCACGCGGGACGGCGACGACGCTGCCGCAAGGCCACGGCTACGTCTTCACCACCAGAGAACGGCCCGTCCGCTCGACGCGAGGATGGTCGACAGCGTCGGTGCGCCACGGTGTGTCCGGCGTTCGCTCCGGCCAGCGCTACACGCTGGGGCTGATTTTCCACGACGCAGCCTGA
- a CDS encoding nitroreductase family protein, with amino-acid sequence MELYDVMRSTPAVREFTSDPLPDDALERILDNARFSPTGGNRQGVRVIVLRDPGTRSALADLGLTAARRYTAQLANGESPWNPLQPTNLDAATIAAAEPAAQMSAPFREAPVVLVILLNLAVVAATDQDLERIAVVPGASVYPFVWNVLLAARNEGYGGVLTTMIAAEEPGAKDLLGMPDSFAIAALVPLGKPVRQVTKLRRRPVSEFVTSDRFDGAPFGG; translated from the coding sequence ATGGAGTTGTACGACGTCATGCGATCTACCCCGGCGGTACGCGAATTCACCAGTGATCCGCTGCCCGACGACGCTCTCGAGCGCATCCTCGATAACGCTCGCTTCTCGCCGACCGGCGGCAACCGACAGGGCGTGCGCGTCATCGTGCTGCGCGATCCGGGCACCCGGTCGGCGTTGGCGGATCTTGGGCTAACCGCAGCCCGTCGCTATACGGCGCAGTTGGCCAACGGCGAGTCGCCCTGGAATCCGTTGCAGCCGACCAACTTAGATGCTGCTACAATCGCGGCCGCGGAGCCGGCCGCGCAGATGTCGGCACCATTTCGTGAGGCGCCGGTGGTGCTGGTGATCCTGCTGAACCTTGCCGTTGTCGCCGCGACCGATCAAGATCTCGAGCGCATCGCGGTGGTACCCGGCGCGTCGGTGTACCCGTTCGTGTGGAACGTGTTGCTGGCGGCGCGCAATGAGGGCTACGGCGGAGTGTTGACCACGATGATTGCCGCCGAAGAGCCGGGGGCAAAAGACCTTCTCGGAATGCCAGACTCATTCGCCATCGCTGCGTTGGTGCCACTGGGCAAGCCAGTGCGACAGGTAACGAAATTGCGACGACGGCCGGTCTCCGAGTTCGTCACCTCGGACCGATTCGACGGGGCGCCTTTCGGCGGATAG
- a CDS encoding cupin domain-containing protein: MRARRGLVSLLLLLAIALPPARGAATPGSGVNSAQETESSQEGRDFIVRDITVDPGGSTGWHWHDGVLVGAIKQGTLTHYAANCSIDGVYNPGDPVIEPAGPDHVHLGRNLGSTPLILEVIYIQPMGKPAAEDAPNPGCPFA; this comes from the coding sequence ATGCGTGCACGCCGAGGGCTTGTCTCACTGCTGCTTTTACTGGCAATCGCGCTACCGCCCGCCCGCGGCGCCGCGACGCCCGGCAGCGGAGTGAATTCGGCCCAAGAGACCGAATCGTCGCAAGAGGGTCGCGACTTCATCGTGCGTGACATCACCGTCGACCCCGGCGGCAGTACCGGCTGGCACTGGCACGATGGCGTGCTCGTCGGAGCGATCAAGCAAGGCACACTCACGCATTACGCCGCCAATTGCTCGATCGACGGCGTCTACAACCCGGGCGATCCGGTGATCGAACCTGCCGGCCCCGACCACGTCCATCTAGGCCGCAACCTCGGCAGCACGCCCCTGATCCTGGAAGTCATCTACATCCAGCCGATGGGCAAACCAGCGGCCGAGGATGCCCCAAATCCCGGCTGTCCGTTCGCTTGA
- a CDS encoding sigma-70 family RNA polymerase sigma factor: protein MDTIILRCSDEETQSSANITRLTIMSLSKPNPHLDDLATRFERDVIPLRDQLFRAARRYCQSHADAEDLVQETMIKAYVGFGSFKEGTNLRAWLFTIMNHTRINHYRTAKRRPAEWLAGDVSDFLIPAGPPQSTAGRLSAEAEVLDSIGDPEVRQALQQLPESQQLAVYYADVEGFRYKEIGEILDIPLGSVMSRIHRGRKNMRKLLLDFAIEQRYIREGDVVAAA from the coding sequence TTGGACACGATCATCCTTCGTTGCTCTGATGAAGAGACACAATCGAGCGCAAACATTACGAGGTTGACGATCATGTCGCTTTCCAAGCCGAATCCGCATCTCGATGATCTTGCAACGCGATTCGAACGCGACGTCATACCGCTGCGCGATCAGCTATTCCGTGCGGCACGCAGGTATTGCCAAAGCCACGCAGACGCCGAGGACCTCGTCCAGGAGACGATGATCAAAGCTTACGTTGGATTTGGGTCCTTCAAGGAGGGAACGAACCTGCGCGCATGGCTCTTCACGATCATGAACCACACGCGAATCAACCACTACCGCACCGCCAAACGTCGCCCAGCGGAGTGGCTGGCCGGCGACGTCAGTGACTTCCTGATTCCGGCCGGACCTCCACAGTCAACCGCAGGACGATTGTCGGCCGAGGCCGAAGTGCTCGATTCGATCGGCGACCCGGAGGTTCGCCAGGCACTCCAGCAACTGCCGGAGTCGCAACAACTGGCCGTCTACTACGCCGACGTTGAAGGCTTCCGATACAAGGAAATCGGCGAGATCCTCGACATCCCGCTGGGTTCGGTGATGTCTCGCATCCATCGCGGCCGCAAAAACATGCGAAAGTTGCTGCTGGACTTCGCTATCGAGCAGCGATACATCCGCGAAGGCGATGTGGTAGCCGCAGCCTAA
- a CDS encoding LysR family transcriptional regulator has product MELRQLEYFIAVADEMNFSRAAQRVHVVQSALSTSVSKLERELGVELFNRSKQQIKLTPAGELFRDHARRIIHSARLAKDSINDYLGELSGTVEVGSLISFGALDVPRVLGGFHRTYPFVQIILRLSTTGSVPHLSAVANGSLDLAFISAPDRFPTGIDMRLLAEEPMFFVCRPDHHLAQRDRLGIIELAHESLIGFPAEFGLRRIVENAFRAAGITARTRYEAAVNDGVASSLVQHGLGTMFMPASDASRFPGLRAIPLQPEIVWPIYLAMAGPAQVSPAAAKLAELILASSPRPGNRSTSQSS; this is encoded by the coding sequence ATGGAACTACGTCAGCTCGAGTACTTCATCGCCGTGGCAGACGAAATGAACTTTTCGCGCGCGGCGCAACGGGTGCACGTTGTGCAGTCCGCCCTTTCCACGTCGGTCAGCAAGCTGGAGAGGGAACTAGGCGTCGAACTATTCAACCGATCCAAACAGCAGATCAAACTGACCCCGGCCGGCGAGTTGTTCCGCGACCATGCACGGCGCATCATTCACAGCGCTCGACTCGCCAAGGATTCGATCAATGACTACCTCGGCGAACTCTCCGGAACCGTGGAAGTGGGATCACTCATATCCTTTGGGGCGCTCGACGTCCCAAGGGTATTGGGTGGATTTCACCGTACTTATCCGTTTGTCCAGATCATTCTGCGGCTCAGCACGACGGGTTCGGTACCGCACCTGTCCGCGGTTGCCAACGGCTCGCTCGACCTTGCTTTCATTTCGGCTCCGGACCGCTTCCCGACAGGTATCGACATGCGGCTGTTGGCCGAGGAGCCGATGTTCTTTGTTTGCCGGCCCGATCATCATTTAGCACAGCGCGACCGCCTTGGCATCATCGAGCTTGCCCACGAGAGTCTGATCGGCTTCCCGGCCGAATTCGGCCTGCGCCGCATCGTGGAAAACGCCTTCAGGGCGGCCGGCATCACGGCGCGCACCCGGTACGAGGCGGCAGTCAACGACGGCGTCGCATCCAGTTTGGTGCAGCACGGCTTGGGCACCATGTTCATGCCCGCCAGCGACGCCAGCCGCTTTCCCGGCCTCCGCGCTATACCGTTGCAGCCGGAGATCGTGTGGCCGATCTACCTCGCCATGGCCGGACCAGCTCAGGTCTCGCCGGCCGCAGCCAAGCTCGCCGAGTTGATCCTCGCGTCGTCGCCGCGCCCCGGAAACCGGTCGACAAGCCAATCGTCGTAA
- a CDS encoding oxidoreductase, producing the protein MTTEQIGQVRAGFVNAARMARDAGFDGVEIHGANGYLIDEFLTDYLNIRTDDYGGSVANRARFAAEVCHDVAEAVGTDMATGIRISQGKVSDNRHKWIGGEDDAAVIFGALGETGIDYIHTTEYRAVAPAFGDTGKTLAELAKQYSGLAIIVNGHLDDPRDAAAVINSGTADIVTLAKAALANRDWPRRVQTGQPLTPDAPAELFAPIADIKDSEVVPPDS; encoded by the coding sequence ATGACCACCGAGCAGATCGGACAAGTCCGAGCCGGATTTGTCAACGCAGCGCGGATGGCGCGCGACGCCGGGTTCGACGGTGTGGAGATCCACGGCGCAAACGGTTACCTCATCGACGAATTCCTCACCGACTACCTGAACATCCGTACCGACGACTACGGTGGCAGCGTCGCCAATCGGGCCCGGTTCGCGGCAGAAGTCTGCCACGACGTCGCCGAGGCCGTCGGCACGGACATGGCCACCGGGATTCGCATCTCACAGGGAAAGGTCTCGGACAACCGGCACAAGTGGATTGGCGGCGAGGACGACGCGGCCGTCATCTTCGGCGCCCTTGGGGAGACCGGCATCGATTACATTCACACCACCGAATACCGTGCCGTGGCACCCGCTTTCGGTGACACCGGCAAAACACTGGCGGAGCTGGCCAAGCAATACAGCGGACTGGCGATCATCGTCAACGGCCACCTCGACGACCCGCGCGACGCGGCGGCCGTCATCAACTCCGGGACTGCCGATATTGTGACTCTGGCCAAAGCCGCTCTGGCCAACCGGGATTGGCCACGGCGAGTACAGACCGGCCAACCGCTCACCCCCGACGCGCCCGCCGAACTGTTCGCGCCGATTGCCGACATCAAGGACTCGGAGGTCGTCCCCCCGGACAGCTAA
- a CDS encoding CobW family GTP-binding protein, producing MRAIPVICLTGHLGAGKTSLLNHVLRSPGARVGVIINDFGELNVDAMLVTGQVDEPASIAGGCICCLPDDGGIDDALTKLADPRLNLDAVIVEASGLAEPVSVARIIGFSEVPGVRFGGLVDVVDAATHFDTVDVGQTSPARYGVASLVVVNKLDQLPRGDRTATVERVERRVRERNPRATVVGAIGGQIDPALLYDVPGRDEEPGQLSLRELLVDTPADPMAHDRDHDNSHADSVTVTSDDGEIDPGALIDLLEDPPTGVYRLKGAVVIRYGKGTPTFAVNLVGTVIHIAPAPPGAFANCLVAIGMGLDTDAVRARLDAALRPFAGPATLANVHRLRRYRRRSL from the coding sequence GTGCGAGCAATCCCTGTCATCTGCTTGACGGGCCATCTTGGTGCCGGCAAGACGAGTCTGCTCAACCATGTGCTTCGCAGTCCCGGCGCGCGAGTCGGCGTCATCATCAACGACTTTGGTGAACTCAACGTCGACGCCATGCTGGTGACCGGCCAAGTCGATGAGCCTGCCTCCATCGCCGGTGGCTGCATCTGCTGCCTGCCCGATGATGGCGGGATCGACGACGCGTTGACCAAACTCGCCGATCCGCGACTCAATCTGGACGCCGTCATCGTCGAGGCCAGCGGCCTGGCCGAGCCCGTTTCGGTCGCCCGGATCATCGGCTTCAGCGAGGTACCCGGCGTGCGGTTCGGCGGGCTGGTCGACGTCGTCGACGCCGCGACACACTTCGACACCGTGGACGTCGGGCAAACATCGCCGGCTCGCTACGGTGTGGCCTCTCTCGTCGTCGTCAACAAACTGGATCAACTCCCCCGCGGCGATCGCACTGCGACAGTCGAACGCGTGGAACGGCGCGTACGAGAACGCAATCCGCGTGCCACCGTCGTCGGCGCGATCGGCGGCCAAATCGACCCTGCCCTGCTTTATGACGTGCCGGGAAGGGACGAGGAGCCAGGGCAGCTCTCCTTGCGCGAACTACTCGTCGATACCCCGGCCGACCCGATGGCTCACGATCGCGACCATGACAACTCACACGCCGATTCGGTCACGGTGACAAGTGACGACGGTGAAATCGACCCCGGCGCACTGATCGACTTGCTCGAGGATCCGCCGACAGGCGTGTACCGCCTCAAGGGGGCCGTGGTGATCAGGTACGGGAAAGGCACGCCCACCTTTGCCGTGAATCTGGTCGGCACGGTGATCCACATTGCGCCGGCCCCGCCCGGGGCGTTCGCCAACTGTCTCGTCGCGATTGGTATGGGTCTTGATACCGACGCCGTACGCGCTCGACTTGATGCCGCACTGCGTCCATTCGCCGGTCCTGCGACTCTCGCCAACGTTCACCGTCTGCGTCGGTATCGGCGACGCAGTCTCTGA
- a CDS encoding FAD-dependent monooxygenase — translation MSIAEIRVDDLPVVDTEVLVVGAGPTGLMAGLVLSRRGVPAVVIDRKAGPTRESKALAVQSRSMEIYDQLGLADAVLDVAYPAMSMKIGNPTSADGPGVAEAIGSATRFPGMQIFEQSLNETLLTETLSGEGGDIRWRHRLVDLVDKTREPGGRVEAILESEDEGTLQRIRARWCIGADGASSTVRRLLNLPFEGSTDDATFWVADVRDLKGVPEGAMNLRVGKSLFGVVFPMGPGGHARLAALAPTDEITQDEALGSLYDEFGLTYGAVDWFSCYRVHHRVATKFRVGSIFLAGDAGHVHSPFGAQGMNTGLQDAHNLALLLADVEQGRVKAGALDRYERERRPIATKLVNVTDRLFGFVGRRTRPAQLVRKCVLPLISKANIGSFGSGLLGQYRVHYRFADDKNPPIWAQDPAVGRRVPPVADNQHALRPMNWQLHTYGAGTVARPDMPNWVAGPTDFGVDPQGRLRSDRLYLIRPDQFVAASIPLQGKTVDDAQLHAAITAHLLEIS, via the coding sequence ATGAGCATTGCCGAGATTCGTGTTGACGACCTTCCGGTGGTCGACACCGAGGTGTTGGTCGTCGGTGCAGGGCCGACAGGATTGATGGCTGGGTTGGTGCTCTCCCGGCGCGGCGTGCCCGCCGTGGTGATCGATCGCAAGGCTGGCCCGACCCGTGAGTCGAAGGCGCTGGCAGTGCAATCGCGGTCGATGGAGATCTACGACCAACTTGGACTTGCCGACGCCGTGCTGGACGTCGCCTACCCTGCGATGTCCATGAAGATCGGTAATCCGACTTCCGCAGACGGACCCGGTGTCGCCGAGGCTATTGGCAGCGCCACTCGATTCCCCGGTATGCAGATCTTCGAGCAGAGTCTCAACGAGACACTGCTCACTGAGACGTTGAGCGGCGAGGGTGGTGACATCCGCTGGCGGCACAGACTGGTCGACCTTGTGGACAAGACCCGCGAACCCGGCGGTCGGGTCGAAGCAATCCTCGAATCCGAAGACGAAGGCACACTGCAGCGCATCCGTGCTCGCTGGTGCATCGGAGCCGACGGCGCGTCGTCGACCGTCCGACGGCTCTTGAACCTCCCGTTCGAGGGATCGACCGACGACGCAACGTTCTGGGTCGCGGACGTCCGCGACCTCAAAGGTGTTCCCGAAGGCGCGATGAATCTGCGGGTGGGGAAGTCACTGTTCGGCGTCGTCTTCCCCATGGGCCCCGGCGGTCACGCCCGGTTGGCGGCACTGGCTCCGACGGACGAGATCACCCAGGACGAGGCCTTGGGCTCGCTGTACGACGAATTCGGTCTAACCTACGGCGCGGTTGACTGGTTTTCCTGTTACCGGGTGCATCATCGGGTCGCCACCAAGTTTCGGGTCGGGTCGATCTTCTTGGCCGGAGACGCCGGCCACGTCCATTCTCCTTTCGGCGCACAGGGCATGAACACGGGACTGCAGGACGCGCACAACCTGGCGCTGCTGTTAGCCGACGTAGAGCAGGGCCGCGTGAAAGCGGGCGCGCTCGACAGGTATGAACGCGAGCGTCGGCCCATCGCAACAAAACTGGTAAACGTCACCGACCGATTGTTCGGCTTCGTTGGTCGCCGCACTCGCCCCGCCCAACTCGTCCGCAAATGCGTCCTCCCGCTGATCAGCAAGGCGAACATCGGCTCATTCGGCAGCGGCCTGCTAGGCCAATATCGCGTGCACTATCGCTTTGCCGACGACAAGAACCCACCGATCTGGGCCCAAGACCCCGCCGTAGGTCGCCGTGTACCCCCGGTGGCCGACAACCAGCACGCACTGCGCCCGATGAACTGGCAGCTACACACATATGGCGCCGGTACGGTCGCGCGCCCCGACATGCCGAACTGGGTGGCAGGGCCGACCGACTTCGGTGTCGACCCACAGGGACGACTGCGCAGCGACCGGCTCTACCTGATTAGGCCCGACCAGTTTGTTGCCGCATCAATTCCGTTACAGGGCAAAACGGTTGACGATGCCCAACTTCACGCAGCCATCACCGCCCATCTATTGGAAATCAGCTGA
- a CDS encoding TetR/AcrR family transcriptional regulator, with translation MSEYVKSGLVEAALQAARDLGRDVADVPVAAIAAKAGISRSTLLRRLGGSRAALDAAVRSAGVDPGGQLPVRARALDAAAALISEYGLAATTLDSISTRAECSVVSLHAAFGGRDGLMRAVFEQHTPLLDFEEFFEQPHGDLQSTVRAFYQMMANALSREPRVVPALFAEMFARPDSPATQSLIGHAGPRMLGVLDRWLTTQVQHGRIRDLPIPLLVQQLLAPMLLNMFIRPVAQKGAPLTVTDVGTACDVFADTFVRAVGTQSTLTGGARPNCALIFSGQPPGPNSFRVGECAR, from the coding sequence ATGTCAGAGTACGTAAAGTCCGGTCTCGTGGAAGCTGCTCTACAAGCCGCCCGGGATCTCGGCAGGGACGTTGCCGATGTCCCCGTGGCCGCCATCGCCGCCAAAGCCGGGATCTCGCGCAGCACGTTGCTTCGTCGACTCGGCGGGTCCCGCGCCGCATTGGATGCCGCGGTACGCTCTGCGGGGGTAGATCCCGGTGGCCAGCTGCCGGTTCGGGCACGTGCGTTGGATGCTGCAGCTGCTCTGATTAGCGAATATGGACTTGCTGCAACCACTTTGGATTCCATCTCAACGCGCGCCGAGTGCTCGGTCGTTAGCCTGCACGCCGCGTTCGGCGGTCGCGACGGACTGATGCGCGCCGTCTTCGAGCAGCACACCCCGCTCCTCGACTTCGAGGAGTTCTTCGAACAACCGCACGGCGACCTGCAGTCGACTGTCCGTGCGTTCTATCAGATGATGGCCAATGCGCTCAGTCGCGAACCCCGTGTGGTCCCGGCTCTGTTCGCCGAGATGTTTGCGCGACCGGATAGTCCAGCCACTCAATCGTTGATCGGGCACGCCGGGCCTCGGATGTTGGGCGTGCTGGACCGTTGGCTCACCACGCAAGTTCAGCATGGGCGCATCCGCGACCTGCCCATACCGCTTCTGGTGCAACAACTTCTGGCGCCGATGCTGCTGAACATGTTTATCCGCCCGGTCGCCCAAAAAGGCGCTCCACTTACAGTGACGGACGTCGGGACCGCGTGTGATGTCTTCGCGGACACGTTCGTGCGTGCGGTGGGTACTCAGTCGACGCTGACCGGTGGCGCGAGACCCAACTGCGCGTTGATTTTCTCAGGCCAACCCCCAGGCCCGAACAGCTTCCGGGTCGGCGAGTGCGCCCGGTAG
- a CDS encoding CTP synthase: protein MGFSDAAHAEYDPYASDLFITALSCSLVGQTMTVKVSENTTAARFYKQHTVVEKYYCNFGFNLDHLPALTAAGLVVSGTDQDGEPRIIELPHLRFFVATLFVPQTWSTPNAPHPLIIGLLSEAANNAG, encoded by the coding sequence TTGGGATTCAGCGACGCCGCGCATGCAGAGTACGACCCCTACGCATCGGACCTTTTCATCACGGCACTGAGCTGCTCACTGGTCGGCCAGACGATGACTGTCAAGGTAAGTGAGAACACCACTGCTGCCCGCTTTTACAAGCAACACACGGTCGTCGAGAAGTATTACTGCAACTTCGGGTTCAACCTCGATCACCTACCGGCGCTGACAGCCGCCGGCTTGGTGGTGTCGGGCACTGACCAGGACGGCGAACCACGCATCATCGAACTCCCTCATCTTCGGTTCTTTGTGGCGACGTTGTTCGTCCCGCAGACATGGAGCACACCCAATGCTCCACACCCGCTGATCATCGGCCTTCTGAGCGAAGCCGCGAATAATGCCGGATGA
- a CDS encoding CTP synthase → MAPARIGIVGEFQPNFDPHNAIAPAVEHAQSVKASNPPVAVEWIATDVAEGMPSDELSGDTGWWIAPGSPYRSMTGALKVIRYAREHDIPLLGTCVGDTST, encoded by the coding sequence ATGGCACCGGCCCGGATAGGGATTGTTGGCGAGTTTCAGCCAAACTTCGATCCGCACAACGCCATCGCGCCGGCCGTCGAGCACGCTCAGAGCGTGAAAGCTTCCAACCCGCCGGTCGCAGTGGAATGGATCGCCACCGATGTTGCCGAGGGCATGCCTAGCGACGAACTCTCCGGCGATACCGGGTGGTGGATCGCTCCGGGAAGCCCGTACCGCAGTATGACCGGCGCATTGAAGGTGATCCGCTACGCCCGCGAGCACGACATCCCGCTTCTGGGCACATGTGTGGGGGATACCAGCACGTAG
- the lysE gene encoding L-lysine exporter: MNSPVLVGFLSSFTLIAAIGAQNAFVLRQGIRREHVLAVVSVCAISDLLLITAGIAGVGALVTAHPQTVAIATLGGAAFLLGYGALAARRALRPSTMAPSQDGSAQLLSVVLTCLALTFLNPHVYLDTVVLLGTLANQHADGRWLFGIGAVTASVVWFVSLGFGARRLAGLFANPLTWRILDGVIAVTMVALAASLILS; the protein is encoded by the coding sequence ATGAACTCGCCCGTCCTGGTCGGATTCCTTTCCTCGTTCACGCTAATCGCGGCGATCGGCGCCCAGAACGCATTCGTGCTGCGGCAGGGCATCCGGCGCGAGCATGTCCTGGCCGTTGTCAGCGTGTGCGCGATCTCCGATCTGCTGCTTATCACGGCCGGCATCGCCGGTGTCGGCGCACTGGTCACGGCACATCCGCAGACCGTCGCCATCGCAACACTAGGCGGCGCGGCATTTCTGCTCGGTTACGGCGCACTGGCCGCCCGCCGGGCGCTGCGGCCTTCCACGATGGCCCCGAGCCAGGACGGCTCAGCTCAGCTGCTCTCGGTGGTGCTTACCTGCCTGGCTCTGACCTTCTTGAACCCGCACGTCTACCTCGACACTGTCGTACTCCTGGGAACGCTGGCCAACCAGCACGCCGACGGCCGATGGTTATTCGGCATCGGTGCGGTGACCGCGAGCGTGGTGTGGTTCGTCAGTCTCGGGTTCGGGGCGCGGCGCCTGGCCGGCCTATTCGCCAACCCGCTGACGTGGCGGATTCTGGACGGCGTGATCGCGGTGACCATGGTCGCCCTAGCCGCCTCGCTGATCCTGTCCTGA
- a CDS encoding PPE family protein has translation MDFGLLPPEINSALMYAGPGSGPMLAAAAGWDAVAAQLESAAAGCSSELSGLIGRWLGPSSMRMAAAGTRQVLWLQASAARAAQTAAQAYTAAAAYEAAYAMTVPPPLIAANRAQLLMLVATNFFGQNTPAIAATEAQYGQMWIQDATAMYAYAADSEAASTLESFDEPQQTTNENGQANQANAVARNAAQNTTSRTQSVIQQLSSNTQQVTSTPGGVDPPLPAGSSANVAPGGATIGDGVTVTVGNGAVIDVATPQTGPMIFANTDLSYVAGGTTYIIPQGQTVLLGQVGGVGVPGQITSGTFTVTAQAPLDVLTIPSGSITGATGGAMVTEDAAGLVAAINSGSIITAPAVAPVAPVSSSGGLAAAVPAAASPGLAGTAGIQPQLDVDGLREWARTVAGADAVADLSAGLD, from the coding sequence GTGGATTTCGGTTTGCTGCCGCCCGAGATTAATTCAGCACTCATGTATGCCGGCCCGGGGTCCGGGCCGATGCTTGCCGCGGCGGCGGGCTGGGATGCGGTGGCTGCCCAACTGGAATCGGCGGCAGCCGGGTGCTCGTCGGAGCTCTCTGGTTTGATCGGCCGTTGGTTGGGTCCGTCCTCGATGAGGATGGCGGCTGCGGGTACGCGCCAGGTTCTGTGGTTACAAGCCAGCGCCGCCCGGGCCGCGCAGACCGCAGCGCAGGCCTACACCGCCGCAGCTGCCTACGAGGCCGCCTACGCCATGACGGTGCCCCCACCGCTGATCGCTGCCAATCGTGCGCAGCTGCTGATGCTGGTCGCCACCAACTTTTTCGGACAAAACACCCCGGCGATCGCGGCCACCGAAGCCCAATATGGGCAGATGTGGATTCAAGACGCCACTGCCATGTACGCCTACGCCGCCGACTCGGAAGCCGCCAGCACACTGGAGTCTTTTGACGAGCCTCAGCAGACCACCAATGAGAACGGCCAGGCGAACCAGGCCAACGCTGTCGCTCGCAACGCCGCCCAAAACACCACCAGCCGAACACAATCCGTGATCCAACAGCTCAGCTCGAACACCCAGCAGGTGACCTCAACCCCTGGCGGCGTCGACCCGCCGTTACCTGCCGGTAGCAGCGCCAACGTCGCACCCGGTGGCGCCACGATCGGTGATGGCGTCACGGTCACCGTCGGCAACGGTGCCGTCATCGACGTCGCAACTCCGCAGACCGGACCAATGATTTTTGCGAACACCGACCTCAGCTACGTGGCCGGCGGCACGACCTACATCATCCCTCAAGGCCAGACAGTGTTGTTGGGTCAGGTGGGCGGTGTCGGCGTTCCCGGCCAAATAACCAGCGGCACCTTCACGGTCACGGCTCAGGCGCCGTTGGACGTTCTCACCATTCCCAGCGGTTCCATCACCGGCGCCACCGGCGGCGCTATGGTCACCGAAGATGCGGCTGGACTTGTGGCCGCCATTAACAGCGGCTCCATCATTACTGCCCCGGCCGTCGCCCCGGTCGCTCCCGTCTCCTCGTCCGGCGGGTTGGCGGCCGCGGTGCCCGCGGCGGCCTCGCCGGGCCTGGCGGGTACGGCGGGCATTCAACCCCAGCTCGATGTGGATGGGCTCCGAGAATGGGCGCGCACAGTGGCTGGTGCTGACGCCGTTGCTGATCTGTCAGCGGGTCTGGATTGA
- a CDS encoding PE family protein, whose protein sequence is MSFVTTQPEALAAAAGTLQGIGSALSAQNAAAAAPTTGVVPAAADEVSALTAAQFAAHAQMYQAVSAQATAIHEQFVNTLSISSGSYAATEAANAAAAG, encoded by the coding sequence ATGTCGTTTGTGACGACACAGCCGGAGGCTTTGGCCGCTGCAGCCGGGACCCTGCAGGGTATCGGTTCTGCTCTGAGCGCCCAGAACGCGGCTGCGGCGGCCCCGACGACCGGGGTGGTGCCGGCAGCGGCCGACGAGGTTTCGGCGCTTACTGCGGCTCAGTTTGCCGCACATGCACAGATGTATCAGGCAGTCAGCGCTCAGGCGACGGCGATTCACGAGCAGTTTGTGAACACGCTGTCGATCAGCTCGGGTTCGTACGCGGCTACGGAAGCCGCTAACGCGGCCGCTGCCGGCTAA